A stretch of DNA from Pseudomonas sp. HN11:
CCTGCAGCTGTTCCAGGGAATCGCCGGGACGCAGCAGCGCCAGGCGGGCGCAATCGAGGCGGGTAGCAGGATGCGACATTGTGTGACGGTGAGCACGCAGGCGCGTAAGCGGGGGCCAGAGGATATTTTGACCGCTCGATTCGGGGCAATAGGAATTGGACTAAAACGGGGACTGTGTCTGTCCGGTGGCATGGAGCGCACAACAGAGAGCCCCCGGCAGGCGGGGGCTCAAGGTCTGGTGGTGGATTGGGTTACGGCGAGACGGTCCGCAGCATCAGGTGGGTCGCCGTGGCGGCGAGTTCCAGATCGTCCTCGCCGTTGAGGATGCGCGTGAAGGCCTCCGAATGCGGGTCGAAATGCTCACCGAAATCGTCGCCGCCCAGCTCATTGCGGGCTAACGCCCACCAGTCGTCGAACGCATCGACATCGGGGTTGCAGCCGACCGCATAGGCAAGCAACTTTTGGCGGCCATTGGCTTGGCGTTCACCGCGCTCGGCGAGCCAGTAGACGCCCTGGTCCTTGACCAGAATGATGGAACATTGATGGGCGATAGCCTCTGCCAGCACCGGCTTCAGATCGCTGCCTTTGAAGAGCAATGACATGGTGGTCTCCTAGCAACAGCGGGACTCTCCAACCGCAAGGGTGGGCGTCCCTTGGGATGACGGAAGGATGAAGGTATGACGCGGCCAATGCGCCGTTGGCGCACCGCGGTCCTGAAGGCTTTGACCGCCTGGGATGTTGCCGGCGACGCCAGCGAACATGGGGGCAGCGTGGTCGGCTGAGTGGTAGCTGGTGTCAGTTAAACCGCATCAGGGACGTGCCGGTTTTATGGCCGTCAGTACTCATCCAGCAGGAACACCGCAGTTAGGCTCCGGTCTGCTTCGGTGAAGATACAAAGGCCAAAACCGTCACTGGTGGTGTAGGACGACAGCAGGTAGCCGCCGAGTTCCAGAGCTGCATCGTTGTAGCGTTGGTGCTCTGCACGCACATCGCCCCAATCGCCGCAGATGTGCCGGCGCACATAGGGCAGCGGATCGAGCAGATCCCGTCGGATAAGTGCGTCCAGACAGCGGGAAAAGGTCAGGCCGCCGAAGGGGAACCGGGGCTGGAGGGTGACGAAGGCGGGCATGGGGATGCGCAGATCCTCCACGGCGATGGGGCTTGGTACTCTAGCAGGGGAAATTGTTTCGGTGACGAGGCGGCGGTCACAATCACGCTCGCAATGGAGCCGATTGTGGGGGCGGCAGACATGCTTCGGCTGGGTAGGAAAGTTCCATCGGTCAGGCGGTGTTGGCAGGCGCTTGGCAACGTGTCCAACCCCATCGGTGCTTCATTGTTCGCTGACAGATAACTGCGTCACTTTTTTATTGGCGAGGGTGTTCGGACCGGCCGGTTTCCTTGACCGCAAACATCAGACAACGCACCGCTTCACGATCCTGTTCCGACAATAAGCGGTAGTAGCGGATCAGTCGCTCTTCCTCTCGGTTGAGTTGGCGGGGGCGCAGGGATGTGCCGGCCGGGGTACGCAGTGAGGACATAAACGAGGTATTTAGCATGATTCTAGTCCTTCATGACGCGAATGGAGGCATGGGCGTCGTGCCCAGAACAGCTAAATACATAACGTTTATCGGGAAGCTTGGCTCGCCATTTTTCGTGACTGTTAGGTTTTTCGGAGACGGCTGTCGGAAGTGGTTGGCCGAGGTGTAAGAGTGGTCTTTCAAGGGCGACTGAATCTGCCAGAAAGTTCTACTTATCGGGTGTCTGGCTGCCGGGGGAGCTTACGGCTTGGCGTCATTGCGCAGGGCGGCCAGACGCGTTTTGGTAAAGGGCTTGCCGGCGATGTCGCGCTTGTAGCGGCCGGGGTAGTCGTAGCGTTCGTAGTCTTTTTTTTGGTTGTTCAGATCCTGATCGCCGGTGGCGGTGTGCTGCTGGTTGTAGCGCGGGTGGGTGAAGGTGTAGTCGCGCTGCACCTGCACGGCGGTGCGCACTTGCTCGGTGTAGTGGAAGCGGTTCAGTGCCGGTTCCAGGGCATCGCCGCCACCCATCGGCTGGTAGATCACCGGGCAATCGGTGTGCGTGCCGATGGTGCCGAGGCCGCCGACGCGGTCGGTGAGGACGAGGGTGTGGCCGTCGGCGCGGTGTTCGAAGGTGTAAAGCAGACCCTCTTCGGCGGCGAGGCGGGCGATGAAATCGAGGTCGGTTTCACCGGCTTGTACGCAGTATTCGCGGGGTTGGTGCTCGAAGCAGATTTCGCTGCGGATGTCGGTCAGCTTCTGCTTGGCGAGCATGCTGGTGATGATGTCGGGCACGGTTTGGGCCTGGAAGATGCGCCAGTTGGAGCGCAGATCGAAACGCTTCAGGGTCGGCTCGACCACGGCGGTATAGCGGGTGCGGCGAAAGGAATAGGCTGACCAGGCCGTGCACGTAGCATTGCAGTGGGGTTATTAAGGAGAGCCGCCGCACTGTGGAACAATTTTGGCGTTCGCTAAGTGTTGGCGGCGATACTCTCCTTGGCCTACACTCATGCGC
This window harbors:
- a CDS encoding DUF3085 domain-containing protein, which encodes MSLLFKGSDLKPVLAEAIAHQCSIILVKDQGVYWLAERGERQANGRQKLLAYAVGCNPDVDAFDDWWALARNELGGDDFGEHFDPHSEAFTRILNGEDDLELAATATHLMLRTVSP